From Eptesicus fuscus isolate TK198812 chromosome 22, DD_ASM_mEF_20220401, whole genome shotgun sequence, a single genomic window includes:
- the LOC129147907 gene encoding protein S100-A15A-like: MTDTPVEESLFQIIHSYHQYAAREGDVETLSLEELKALLMDNVPRFMESLDQPCDYPAPWGLQGQPECLPSVPCPRGDPRLLHPGQAP, translated from the exons ATGACGGACACGCCAGTCGAGGAATCCCTCTTCCAAATCATCCACAGCTACCACCAGTACGCGGCCCGGGAGGGGGACGTGGAGACCCTGTCCCTGGAGGAGCTGAAGGCCCTGCTCATGGACAACGTGCCCCGCTTCATGGAGAGCCTG GACCAGCCATGTGATTACCCGGCTCCCTGGGGACTGCAAGGCCAACCCGAGTGTCTGCCCTCGGTGCCATGCCCCCGGGGTGACCCAAGGCTGCTGCATCCAGGACAAGCACCCTAG
- the LOC129147887 gene encoding protein S100-A7-like translates to MSNTPVEKSVMDLIDLFHKYTKPDDKIDKQGLLKMLKENFPNFLKACDKRGKDFLAHIFEDHDKNKDKKIEFSEFLSVLGVIATDYHNHSHGAPLCSGGGQ, encoded by the exons ATGAGCAACACTCCAGTTGAGAAGTCCGTGATGGACTTGATCGACCTGTTCCACAAATACACCAAACCTGATGACAAGATCGACAAGCAGGGCCTGCTGAAGATGCTGAAGGAGAATTTCCCTAACTTCCTCAAGGCCTGT GACAAAAGGGGCAAAGATTTCTTGGCCCATATCTTTGAGGACCATGACAAGAATAAGGATAAGAAGATCGAGTTTTCCGAGTTCCTGTCGGTGTTGGGAGTCATAGCCACGGACTACCACAATCATAGCCACGGAGCCCCGCTCTGTTCTGGGGGAGGACagtga
- the SELENBP1 gene encoding methanethiol oxidase isoform X1: protein MATKCGTCGPGYPTPLEAMKGPREEIVYLPCIYRNTGIEAPDYLATVDVDPKSPQYCQVIHRLPVPHLKDELHHSGWNTCSSCYGDGSKSRSKLLLPGLISSRVYVVDVGAEPRAPRLHKVIEPEDIHAKCGLGYLHTSHCLASGEVMISTLGDPEGNGKGGFVLLDGETFEVKGTWEKPGGAAPLGYDFWYQPRHNVMISTEWAAPKVLREGFNPADVEAGLYGSHLYVWDWQRHEIVQTLPLQDGLIPLEIRFLHNPAAAQGFVGCALSSNIQRFFKNEGGTWSAEKVIQVPPKKVKGWILPEMPGLITDILLSLDDRFLYFSNWLHGDLRQYDISDPQRPRLTGQLFLGGSIVKGGPVQVLEDQELKCQPEPLVVKGKRVAGGPQMIQLSLDGKRLYVTTSLYSAWDKQFYPDLIREGSVMLQVDVDTVKGGLKLNPNFLVDFGKEPLGPALAHELRYPGGDCSSDIWL, encoded by the exons ATGG CCACCAAGTGCGGGACGTGTGGACCCGGGTACCCTACCCCTCTAGAGGCCATGAAAG ggcccagggaggagatTGTCTACCTGCCCTGTATTTACCGAAACACCGGCATCGAGGCCCCGGATTATCTAGCCACAGTGGACGTTGACCCCAAGTCTCCCCAGTATTGCCAG GTCATCCACCGGCTGCCGGTGCCCCACCTGAAGGACGAGCTGCACCACTCGGGATGGAACACGTGCAGCAGCTGCTACGGGGACGGCAGCAAGTCCCGCagcaagctgctgctgcccggcCTCATCTCCTCCCGCGTCTATGTGGTGGACGTGGGCGCCGAGCCCCGCGCCCCGAGGCTGCACAAG gTCATTGAGCCCGAGGACATCCATGCCAAGTGTGGCCTGGGCTACCTTCACACCAGCCACTGCCTGGCCAGTGGGGAGGTGATGATCAGCACCCTGGGAGACCCCGAGGGCAATGGCAAAG GGGGTTTCGTGCTGCTGGATGGAGAGACCTTTGAGGTGAAGGGGACGTGGGAGAAGCCTGGGGGCGCCGCGCCTTTGGGTTATGACTTCTGGTACCAGCCTCGACACAATGTCATGATCAGCACCGAATGGGCGGCTCCCAAAGTTTTAAGAGAAGGCTTCAACCCCGCGGACGTGGAGGCTG GACTGTACGGAAGCCACTTGTACGTGTGGGACTGGCAGCGCCATGAGATCGTGCAGACCCTGCCTTTGCAGGACGGGCTCATCCCCCTGGAGATCCGCTTCCTGCACAACCCAGCTGCGGCCCAGGGCTTCGTGGGCTGCGCCCTCAGCTCCAACATCCAGCGCTTCTTCAAGAATGAG GGAGGCACTTGGTCGGCAGAGAAGGTTATCCAGGTGCCCCccaagaaagtgaagggatggatcCTGCCTGAAATGCCAG gcctgatCACTGACATCCTGCTGTCCCTGGATGACCGATTCCTCTACTTCAGCAACTGGCTGCATGGGGACCTGCGTCAGTACGACATCTCTGACCCACAGAGGCCCCGACTCACGGGACAG ctcttCCTGGGGGGCAGCATTGTGAAGGGAGGCCCCGTGCAAGTGCTGGAGGACCAGGAGCTGAAATGCCAGCCagagcccctggtggtcaag GGGAAACGGGTGGCTGGAGGCCCTCAGATGATCCAGCTTAGCCTAGATGGGAAGCGCCTCTATGTCACCACGTCGCTGTACAGTGCCTGGGACAAGCAGTTTTACCCTGATCTCATCAG GGAAGGCTCCGTGATGCTGCAGGTTGATGTAGACACAGTAAAGGGAGGGCTGAAGTTGAACCCCAACTTCCTGGTGGACTTCGGGAAGGAGCCCCTCGGCCCAGCACTGGCCCATGAGCTCCGCTACCCTGGGGGTGACTGCAGCTCTGACATCTGGCTCTGA
- the LOC129147895 gene encoding protein S100-A7-like isoform X2, with the protein MSNTPVEKSVMDLIDLFHKYTKPDDKIDKQGLLKMLKENFPNFLKACDKRGKDFLAHIFEDHDKNKDKKIEFSEFLSVLGVIATDYHDHSHGAPLCSGGGQ; encoded by the exons ATGAGCAACACTCCAGTTGAGAAGTCCGTGATGGACTTGATCGACCTGTTCCACAAATACACCAAACCTGATGACAAGATCGACAAGCAGGGCCTGCTGAAGATGCTGAAGGAGAATTTCCCTAACTTCCTCAAGGCCTGT GACAAAAGGGGCAAAGATTTCTTGGCCCATATCTTTGAGGACCATGACAAGAATAAGGATAAGAAGATCGAGTTTTCCGAGTTCCTGTCGGTGTTGGGAGTCATAGCCACGGACTACCACGATCATAGCCACGGAGCCCCGCTCTGTTCTGGAGGAGGACagtga
- the SELENBP1 gene encoding methanethiol oxidase isoform X2, whose product MKGPREEIVYLPCIYRNTGIEAPDYLATVDVDPKSPQYCQVIHRLPVPHLKDELHHSGWNTCSSCYGDGSKSRSKLLLPGLISSRVYVVDVGAEPRAPRLHKVIEPEDIHAKCGLGYLHTSHCLASGEVMISTLGDPEGNGKGGFVLLDGETFEVKGTWEKPGGAAPLGYDFWYQPRHNVMISTEWAAPKVLREGFNPADVEAGLYGSHLYVWDWQRHEIVQTLPLQDGLIPLEIRFLHNPAAAQGFVGCALSSNIQRFFKNEGGTWSAEKVIQVPPKKVKGWILPEMPGLITDILLSLDDRFLYFSNWLHGDLRQYDISDPQRPRLTGQLFLGGSIVKGGPVQVLEDQELKCQPEPLVVKGKRVAGGPQMIQLSLDGKRLYVTTSLYSAWDKQFYPDLIREGSVMLQVDVDTVKGGLKLNPNFLVDFGKEPLGPALAHELRYPGGDCSSDIWL is encoded by the exons ATGAAAG ggcccagggaggagatTGTCTACCTGCCCTGTATTTACCGAAACACCGGCATCGAGGCCCCGGATTATCTAGCCACAGTGGACGTTGACCCCAAGTCTCCCCAGTATTGCCAG GTCATCCACCGGCTGCCGGTGCCCCACCTGAAGGACGAGCTGCACCACTCGGGATGGAACACGTGCAGCAGCTGCTACGGGGACGGCAGCAAGTCCCGCagcaagctgctgctgcccggcCTCATCTCCTCCCGCGTCTATGTGGTGGACGTGGGCGCCGAGCCCCGCGCCCCGAGGCTGCACAAG gTCATTGAGCCCGAGGACATCCATGCCAAGTGTGGCCTGGGCTACCTTCACACCAGCCACTGCCTGGCCAGTGGGGAGGTGATGATCAGCACCCTGGGAGACCCCGAGGGCAATGGCAAAG GGGGTTTCGTGCTGCTGGATGGAGAGACCTTTGAGGTGAAGGGGACGTGGGAGAAGCCTGGGGGCGCCGCGCCTTTGGGTTATGACTTCTGGTACCAGCCTCGACACAATGTCATGATCAGCACCGAATGGGCGGCTCCCAAAGTTTTAAGAGAAGGCTTCAACCCCGCGGACGTGGAGGCTG GACTGTACGGAAGCCACTTGTACGTGTGGGACTGGCAGCGCCATGAGATCGTGCAGACCCTGCCTTTGCAGGACGGGCTCATCCCCCTGGAGATCCGCTTCCTGCACAACCCAGCTGCGGCCCAGGGCTTCGTGGGCTGCGCCCTCAGCTCCAACATCCAGCGCTTCTTCAAGAATGAG GGAGGCACTTGGTCGGCAGAGAAGGTTATCCAGGTGCCCCccaagaaagtgaagggatggatcCTGCCTGAAATGCCAG gcctgatCACTGACATCCTGCTGTCCCTGGATGACCGATTCCTCTACTTCAGCAACTGGCTGCATGGGGACCTGCGTCAGTACGACATCTCTGACCCACAGAGGCCCCGACTCACGGGACAG ctcttCCTGGGGGGCAGCATTGTGAAGGGAGGCCCCGTGCAAGTGCTGGAGGACCAGGAGCTGAAATGCCAGCCagagcccctggtggtcaag GGGAAACGGGTGGCTGGAGGCCCTCAGATGATCCAGCTTAGCCTAGATGGGAAGCGCCTCTATGTCACCACGTCGCTGTACAGTGCCTGGGACAAGCAGTTTTACCCTGATCTCATCAG GGAAGGCTCCGTGATGCTGCAGGTTGATGTAGACACAGTAAAGGGAGGGCTGAAGTTGAACCCCAACTTCCTGGTGGACTTCGGGAAGGAGCCCCTCGGCCCAGCACTGGCCCATGAGCTCCGCTACCCTGGGGGTGACTGCAGCTCTGACATCTGGCTCTGA
- the LOC129147895 gene encoding protein S100-A7-like isoform X1 — protein sequence MSASLKTKMSNTPVEKSVMDLIDLFHKYTKPDDKIDKQGLLKMLKENFPNFLKACDKRGKDFLAHIFEDHDKNKDKKIEFSEFLSVLGVIATDYHDHSHGAPLCSGGGQ from the exons ATGTCTG CTTCCTTGAAAACCAAGATGAGCAACACTCCAGTTGAGAAGTCCGTGATGGACTTGATCGACCTGTTCCACAAATACACCAAACCTGATGACAAGATCGACAAGCAGGGCCTGCTGAAGATGCTGAAGGAGAATTTCCCTAACTTCCTCAAGGCCTGT GACAAAAGGGGCAAAGATTTCTTGGCCCATATCTTTGAGGACCATGACAAGAATAAGGATAAGAAGATCGAGTTTTCCGAGTTCCTGTCGGTGTTGGGAGTCATAGCCACGGACTACCACGATCATAGCCACGGAGCCCCGCTCTGTTCTGGAGGAGGACagtga